The genome window TTCGTCCTGGGCGGTCTGCTTGGCGAGCGCCTCATAGCTGTGGCACTGCTTGCAGACGTCCTTCTTCACCTTCGCGCCTTCGGTCGGTGCGGTCTTGTGGCAGGTCTCGCACTTCTGGCCGTGGGCAAGATGGAAGTCAGCCGTGTAGTCGGAAGCGAGCGCCGACGAGGAAAAAGCGGTGCCGAAGCAAAGCGCGGCGGCAAGAGCGATAAAGGTATTCTTGGTCATTTTGAATTTCTCCCCGTGATTCAGATCTTCGCCTTCTTGGCGCGGGCAGCCATTTCGCGGGCTGCAATGCGGCCGAAGACCGTAGCGGCGCCCAGCTGCGCGCCGCCCGCATAGTTGAAGTAGAAGATGCCGCCCGCGGCATTGCCCGCGGCGTAGAGGCCGGGGATGCTGCCGCCGTCAAGGCTCTGAATCTCAGCCTTGGTGTTGATGAGCGGGCCGCCGAAGGTGGCCGTCATGCCGCCCTGGAAGGGGACGGCGTAGAAGGGAGCCTTCTGAACGGGATGGGGCTTCTTATAAGTGCAGGGAGGCGTCATTTCCTCGAGCTTCCCGGCGGCGAGCGCGTCGTTGTAGGCCTTCACTTCCTTGAGAACGTTCTTCTCGGGGAGGTTCACCTGCTTGCAGAGGGCTTCGAGCGTATCGGCCTTGCCGTAGGGGCTGTTGAGGCGGTCGAACTTGGCGATCACCTTCTCGAGCACGGGGCAGTCGCTGTCGACGATCACCCAGGCCTGGTTGTCGAGCGTCTGGAGCGCCGTCGTGCGGGCCTTCACCACATAGGTGTTGTTCTCGTCCATGAAGCGCTTGCCGGAGGTGTTAACCTGAACGCCGTAGCCGGAATTGAGCACGTCGGCGGGGTTCACGTGCGTGACGCCGATGATCGGGCCGCAGTGGAACTGGTCCATGTTCACGAATTTCGCATAGAGAGGAAGCGTGAGGGAAACGTTTTCGCCGGTGGTCGACTTCGAGCCGCGCAGCACCATGCGGGTGGCCCAGCCGCCGATGTAGCGGTCGACCATTTCAGGGTTGGCGGAGAAGCCGCCCGTCGTGAGGCAGACGCCGCCCTTCGCGAGCCATTCCTTCTGACCTTCGTCGGAGAGGGTCTTCACGCCCGTCACGCGGAAGTGGTCGTCGTGAAGGAGCTCGATCACCTTGTGCTCGTAGCGGATTTCGATGCCGCGCTTCTTCGCGGCAGCGAGGAGGTCCTGCACGAGGCGGGCGCCGCCCGTGATGCCGTCGCCCAGGACGCGGCAGGTGCGGCCGAGACGCGGATAGGGCATCGGACGGATCTTGCCGAACTTGACGCCGATATCCTTTTCCAGCCAGTCGATGCCTTCGGAAATGTTGTCCGTATAGGTGCGGTTCAGCGACTTGTCGCCCATCTGCTTGGAGATGTCCATCATCATGGCGTAGAAGGCGTCGGCCGTATCCTCGATGCCCTGTTCCTTCTGGTGCCGCGTGCCCCAGCCGCAGATGGAGCCGAGGGCGAAGATGGCGTTGCCGTCCGGACGGTCGCGCTTTTCAAAAAGCACTACCTTGGCGCCGAGATCGTGCGCCGTAATGGCGGCGATCAGGCCCGCAGGGCCTGCGCCCACAATGATGGCATCATAGACCGGGGCCTTCGCCTGGCCTGCGGTCTTGGCTTCGGCAGCGCCGGCAATGCCGGCGGCACCGGCGGCGGCTGCGCCGAAAATGGAAGTCTTCAAGAGGCCGCGGCGGGTCATATCCGTGCTCGACATCATGCTTCTCCTGTTTTTTTGTTGTATATGAATGCTGAAAGGACTTCTGTTAGTCCTTTTGGAGTCAGCCGGAAGTGTAGGTGCGTCCCACCGATAAGTATGGTTGCTTCAGAACAAGAAAAAGGATTTTTCTGAAGTGAAGCTTAAAGTTTCTGCAGGATCTCTCGAAAGACGTTCGGTAGACTCCATTACATTGATCCTTCGGCATTTTTCTCATGCATAAGGCCATTCTTTCTTTCTTTTTCGCAGGCTTTCTCCTTGCGTCTCTCCCCGGGCTTGCCCAGGCTGAGGAAGGCACCGGCCGTCAGGCTTCGGCGCAAAAGCAGATCCGCGTGGGTGTCGGCGCCTTTGCATTGCCCGAGCAGCGGGATGAATTTGATGCGGCAACCCTCACGACGCTCTTTGATACCTTCGGAATTGAGAACGTGACGGTGACGGACTACACGGTTGCTGATCTCGAGAAGGCCGTGAAGGCGGGCGAAGTCGACGTCTTCGTGAGCAGCTCCGGGGCGGCGAGGCGCTTTGCGCCTTTCGGCGCGAGGCCGCTTGCGACCAGCGTGGCGCCGGGCCTGAGGGACCCCAACCACAATGAAGGAACGGCGATCATTCTCCGCAAGGAAGATGCAAGAACGCTCGCCGAACTCGAGGGTGCAAGGCTTTCGGCCAACATGGCCTGGGGCTTTTCGGGCTATCAGATCGCCATGGGTGAAGTCGCGGCGCTCGGGAAGAATCCGGACAAATTCTTCGGCCGCACCCAGTTCTTCAATCGCAGCGACTCGATGGAGTCGGTAGCCCGGTCCGTTGCCTCCGGAACGACGGACGTGGGGTTTCTGAGGCTCTGCGCCTTTGAGGAGCTGAGCCGCAAGCATCCGGAGGTGACGGGAAAGCTTCGCGTCCTCGCGCCCCCGAAGGGCGTCGACACGAATGCGGTCGCCTGCGTCGTGAGCACAAGGCTCTATCCGGCGCACAGCCTTTCCGTCATGCCTACCGTGACGCCCGAGCTTTCGAGGAAGCTCCTCGTTGCTCTTCTCACCATGCCCGCGACGGAGAGCGGCCGCGAATGGTCGGTCGCGACGGACTTCCATGCGGTCGACAAGCTCCTCGAGGACTTGAGGATCGGTCCCTATGCGTATCTCAGGGACTGGACGATGAGCCGCTTCGTGGCGGCCTTCTGGCCTTATCTGCTGATTTTCCTTCTCGCGGTTGCGGGGCTTGCCTATCACGGCTGGCGCCTCAAGGTCCTCGTGGCAAGAAGAGAGCGCGAGCTCGAGGAAGTGCACGTCCGCGAAGTCGAGCAGAGTCAGAGGATTGCGATGCTCCAGCGTGCGGGCGCCGTGGGGCAGCTCTCAAGCCTCATCGCGCACGAGGTGCACCAGCCGCTCTCTGCCATCCGCCTCTTTGCCGAAGGGCTCGAGCGGAGGGCTAAGGCCGGAAGCGCCACGAACGAGAGCGTTCTCAAAATCGCCGGTAGGATTGCCGGTCAGGCCGAACGCGCGGGGGCGATTGTCGACCGCGTGCGGGACTATGCGCACCAGCGCGAGCCCGTTTTTCAGAGGATCCGGGTAGCGGATCTCGTTCAGCACATTCGTGAGACGTATCCGAAGCTCGAGGCAAAAACCGAAGTGATCATATCCCCGGAGGCGAGGCAAGCTGAAGTGCGCGGCAGCATCCTGGAGCTCGAGCTTGCCGTCGTGAATCTCATCCGAAATGCCGTGGAAGCTGTTCGAGGCGTCGGGAGCCCCCGGGTCGTCCTCGAAGTGAGCTCTGTCGGGAATAAAGTGCGCTTTGAGGTTTCCGACAACGGCCCTAAGCTTTCCGAAGAGAAAATCCGTGCGCTTGCGTCTCCCATTTCAAGCGAGAAGCCTGAAGGCCTCGGGCTCGGTCTCTCAATCGTGAAGCACCTCGTGGAACGCCATCAGGGAGAGCTCGTCTTCCGCTCCGGCGGGGGAGCCGCAGGGGAGGGGCTTGCTGCGGATATCATCCTGCCGACGGCCTCCCCGGATGCCGGGAATGAGAAGGAAGCAACGAAAGAAGAGAAGGAAAAGGAGATCCGCGCATGACGAAGTCTGAAGAACCGCTCATCCGCATCGTCGACGACGATGAAGCGCTCTGCGAGGCGATTTCCTTCGTGCTCGAAGGCGAAGGCTACGAAACCGCCGTATATCAGAGCGCGGAAAGCTATCTCGAAAAGGATGATCCGTCGCGCTTCGGCGTGCTCCTTCTTGACGTCAAAATGGGCGGCATGAGCGGTCCGGAACTTCAGGAAGCGCTCATCCGCGCAGGTCAGAAGATTCCAATCATCTTTCTTTCCGCGCACGGTTCGATCGATCTCGCCGTCGACCTGATGCAGAAGGGCGCGGTGAGCTTCATTCCGAAGCCCGTGGGATCTGAGAAGCTTCTCGCGACGATCGAGCATGCCTTGAAGGACGCGCCGGTCTTCGGCGCTTCGCACGCAGAAGCAAAAATTGCAACAGATCCTTTAAGCGACCGGGAGGAGCAGGTGGCCCGGCTTGTCTGCGAAGGCCTCACCAACAGGCAGATTGCCGAACGCCTCGGCGTCTCAAAGCGCACAATTGAATTCTTCCGCGCCAATGCAATGCGCAAGCTCGGAGCTCATAATGCAAGAGAGCTGCAGCATCGATTCCAGCTCAAGTACTGAGAACGAAGCTGCCGCAATACATTTTCAGGATAAGACCATGCATCACGAAGATATCTATACCGAGACTCCTGCGAGTCCGGATACGCTTGCCAACCTCGGGCCCCTCGCGCCGCTCGCCGGCACCTGGTACGGTGCTGAAGGCGTCGATACGCATCCGGTTGCCGAAGGCACGGAATCCGAACCCTTCGTTGAAACGCAGACCTATGAGCTGCTCGACCCCCAGAACAGCGGCCCTCAGCTTCTTTACGGCCTTCGCTACCACGTGGCGATCACGAAGCCCGGCGAACTCAACGCTTTCCACGACCAGGTGGGCTACCTCCTCTGGGAACCCGAGACCGAAACCGTTTTCATGACGCTCGCCATTCCGCGCGCTCAGGTCGCGATGGCGGTGGGCAAAGCAAAGCCCGGCGACAAGCAGATCCATCTGCGCGCAGAACGCGGCTCGACCATGAACGGCATTGCTTCGAATCCGTTCCTTGAGAAGAACTTCCGCACCGAATCCTGGGACATCACGTTCACCTTCAATGAGGACGGCTCCATCTCCTACGAGGAAGATACGGTGCTCGTGATTCCGGGCGTCGAAAAGGAATTCCATCACACGGACAAAAACACGCTCCGCATGATTGCCGCCGCTCGCCCGAACCCCGCTATGGTTCAGGAAGGCCTCATGAACCGCAATCCGAAGTGATCGCGGGGATCTAATCTCATTCAAATGAGAGAAAGGACGGATGGCCCGGGAAATCCCCCGTGATCCGTCCTTTTTTTTGCGCCGCCGGGGACGGGCTATGCCGCGGCTCCAGGCACGACCTCCCAGCGGGCAAACCGCCTTTCTCTGCCGTTGAAGACCATGGCGACGGCAATGAGCTCTCTGCCGTGAGGCGCTTCGCCGTACCGGCGGTCCTGGATCTGCATGACGGCGCTCCGGAGGAGCTTTTCGGCATTGGCGCCGTCAGCGCTGAATTTGAGTTCGAACACCCAGCGGCGATGAGGCGTTTCCACCTCAAGGTCGCTTCTTCCGAGTGCGGAATGCTTTTCGACGTCAGGCACCATGGCGCCGCCCATCAGGAGCACCTGGAGGTGACTCCTGCAGGAGGCTTCATTGACGACCGGATAGCGCGAGTAGTCAATGGCGTTGAAGACCTGATTGAAGTACGCAATGACCGTTTCCGGGCATTCCCGGTCGAGCATCTTCGCGAGCCGGGAGATGCCTGCATCGAGCCGGTTGATGTCGCGGAGCATTTCGTCCGCGTAAAGCCGCGCCATGGATAGTTCGACTTCCTTATTGGGGTAGCCCACTTCGACTTCCGCGACGTTGAGCTGCTCCCTGATCGTGAGGTAGCCCGCCTGAAACAGAAGCGCCTCGACCGAAAGCTTGTCGTACTGTCGGACGGCGCCCAGTTCGTCGAGTGTCATGGCGACGGGAACGTCGAAGGACTCCGGCCGCACCAGGTGATGCTTTTCGAGGTATTTGAGAAGGAGCGAGGGCTGCCCGCCGCTTTCGTACCAGTAGTTCTTAAAGCCCTGCTGCGGATACTTGAAGAAGTTAAGGACCGACCACGGGCAGAACACATGGGATTGAGCGGAAGGCTCAAACGAGAAGCCGTCGTAGTTGTCCCGAAGGTTTTGAAGCACGTGTTTTTCAGTGGTGCCGAGCTTTTCCGCGGCATTCCGAAGGTACGCAGCAAATCCCGATTTGATTTCCTCTTCGGTATAGCCGAGAAGCGTTGCGTAGGCCGGATTTAAAGTAATGTCGTCGAAGTTGTTGAGTTCGGAGAAGATGCTGGTTTGACTGTACTTCGTGATGCCCGTCATGAAGAAAAACCGGAGGCAGCCTTCATATCGTTTGATGACGGCGTAAAACCGGCTCAGAGCCGTTCTGATCTCATTAAAAAGGCTGGAATTATCGAGATGCGCGGTGAGCGGCGCATCGTATTCGTCGATCAGGAGAACAAAGCTGTTGGTTCCCAGAGT of Sutterella faecalis contains these proteins:
- a CDS encoding FAD-dependent oxidoreductase; this translates as MMSSTDMTRRGLLKTSIFGAAAAGAAGIAGAAEAKTAGQAKAPVYDAIIVGAGPAGLIAAITAHDLGAKVVLFEKRDRPDGNAIFALGSICGWGTRHQKEQGIEDTADAFYAMMMDISKQMGDKSLNRTYTDNISEGIDWLEKDIGVKFGKIRPMPYPRLGRTCRVLGDGITGGARLVQDLLAAAKKRGIEIRYEHKVIELLHDDHFRVTGVKTLSDEGQKEWLAKGGVCLTTGGFSANPEMVDRYIGGWATRMVLRGSKSTTGENVSLTLPLYAKFVNMDQFHCGPIIGVTHVNPADVLNSGYGVQVNTSGKRFMDENNTYVVKARTTALQTLDNQAWVIVDSDCPVLEKVIAKFDRLNSPYGKADTLEALCKQVNLPEKNVLKEVKAYNDALAAGKLEEMTPPCTYKKPHPVQKAPFYAVPFQGGMTATFGGPLINTKAEIQSLDGGSIPGLYAAGNAAGGIFYFNYAGGAQLGAATVFGRIAAREMAARAKKAKI
- a CDS encoding AAA family ATPase is translated as MNALSAKALPLGTSDFVALRNSNEIYVDKTALIFELASVRSKILIVRPRRFGKSLLVSTFESLFKNGLRDFSGLKIEKLWKDKTYPVVRLDFSDLKDLPSAEEFQKSLRSMIATAFAAIGFRYDPANTVSLFLDQFKLWLSTLGTNSFVLLIDEYDAPLTAHLDNSSLFNEIRTALSRFYAVIKRYEGCLRFFFMTGITKYSQTSIFSELNNFDDITLNPAYATLLGYTEEEIKSGFAAYLRNAAEKLGTTEKHVLQNLRDNYDGFSFEPSAQSHVFCPWSVLNFFKYPQQGFKNYWYESGGQPSLLLKYLEKHHLVRPESFDVPVAMTLDELGAVRQYDKLSVEALLFQAGYLTIREQLNVAEVEVGYPNKEVELSMARLYADEMLRDINRLDAGISRLAKMLDRECPETVIAYFNQVFNAIDYSRYPVVNEASCRSHLQVLLMGGAMVPDVEKHSALGRSDLEVETPHRRWVFELKFSADGANAEKLLRSAVMQIQDRRYGEAPHGRELIAVAMVFNGRERRFARWEVVPGAAA
- a CDS encoding cytochrome c3 family protein codes for the protein MTKNTFIALAAALCFGTAFSSSALASDYTADFHLAHGQKCETCHKTAPTEGAKVKKDVCKQCHSYEALAKQTAQDEPNPHYSHLGDVNCTDCHKGHQKSELMCNQCHQFSLQVPHSK
- a CDS encoding sensor histidine kinase; translated protein: MHKAILSFFFAGFLLASLPGLAQAEEGTGRQASAQKQIRVGVGAFALPEQRDEFDAATLTTLFDTFGIENVTVTDYTVADLEKAVKAGEVDVFVSSSGAARRFAPFGARPLATSVAPGLRDPNHNEGTAIILRKEDARTLAELEGARLSANMAWGFSGYQIAMGEVAALGKNPDKFFGRTQFFNRSDSMESVARSVASGTTDVGFLRLCAFEELSRKHPEVTGKLRVLAPPKGVDTNAVACVVSTRLYPAHSLSVMPTVTPELSRKLLVALLTMPATESGREWSVATDFHAVDKLLEDLRIGPYAYLRDWTMSRFVAAFWPYLLIFLLAVAGLAYHGWRLKVLVARRERELEEVHVREVEQSQRIAMLQRAGAVGQLSSLIAHEVHQPLSAIRLFAEGLERRAKAGSATNESVLKIAGRIAGQAERAGAIVDRVRDYAHQREPVFQRIRVADLVQHIRETYPKLEAKTEVIISPEARQAEVRGSILELELAVVNLIRNAVEAVRGVGSPRVVLEVSSVGNKVRFEVSDNGPKLSEEKIRALASPISSEKPEGLGLGLSIVKHLVERHQGELVFRSGGGAAGEGLAADIILPTASPDAGNEKEATKEEKEKEIRA
- a CDS encoding response regulator transcription factor — its product is MTKSEEPLIRIVDDDEALCEAISFVLEGEGYETAVYQSAESYLEKDDPSRFGVLLLDVKMGGMSGPELQEALIRAGQKIPIIFLSAHGSIDLAVDLMQKGAVSFIPKPVGSEKLLATIEHALKDAPVFGASHAEAKIATDPLSDREEQVARLVCEGLTNRQIAERLGVSKRTIEFFRANAMRKLGAHNARELQHRFQLKY
- a CDS encoding heme-binding beta-barrel domain-containing protein, with amino-acid sequence MHHEDIYTETPASPDTLANLGPLAPLAGTWYGAEGVDTHPVAEGTESEPFVETQTYELLDPQNSGPQLLYGLRYHVAITKPGELNAFHDQVGYLLWEPETETVFMTLAIPRAQVAMAVGKAKPGDKQIHLRAERGSTMNGIASNPFLEKNFRTESWDITFTFNEDGSISYEEDTVLVIPGVEKEFHHTDKNTLRMIAAARPNPAMVQEGLMNRNPK